In Horticoccus luteus, the following proteins share a genomic window:
- a CDS encoding methyltransferase family protein translates to MKTVALKLALRIPPLVLTFLAGVGAWAIAQAFPALRFESANLTVVAAGLGLLGIGCSLLGVISFRRAHTTVNPMDPSAAAALVVSGVYRFTRNPMYLGFLCLLLGEIAWLGSPVALLAAPALVIYLNRFQIAPEESALRERFGTEFVTYTARVPRWL, encoded by the coding sequence ATGAAGACGGTTGCTCTCAAGTTGGCGCTCCGCATTCCGCCGCTTGTGCTCACGTTCCTCGCGGGCGTCGGGGCATGGGCCATCGCCCAAGCGTTCCCCGCGCTGCGCTTCGAATCGGCGAACCTCACCGTGGTCGCCGCCGGCCTCGGCTTGCTCGGCATCGGTTGCAGCCTGCTCGGCGTCATTTCCTTTCGCCGCGCGCACACGACCGTGAATCCCATGGACCCGTCTGCCGCTGCGGCGCTCGTGGTTTCAGGCGTCTATCGTTTCACGCGCAATCCGATGTATCTGGGTTTTCTCTGCCTGCTGCTCGGAGAAATCGCGTGGCTCGGCAGTCCTGTCGCGTTACTCGCCGCGCCCGCGTTGGTGATTTACCTGAACCGTTTCCAAATCGCCCCGGAAGAATCCGCTCTACGCGAGCGCTTCGGAACGGAATTCGTCACTTACACCGCGCGCGTGCCGCGCTGGCTCTAA
- a CDS encoding sigma-70 family RNA polymerase sigma factor, translating to MVADKSSSPSANEVIAQLVAHRRAFKAFLASRVGNEADAEDLLQNGLVKALSRADEIKDGEKAVAWFYQLLRNAIIDHVRSRHAAATRDDRWAAETAILADDVEVDRQICACVERLLPALKPIHADLIRRVELQGESVAQAAGALGMTPNNASVTLHRAREELRRKFVRFCGDCRCLNVCDCA from the coding sequence ATGGTCGCCGATAAATCGAGTTCACCCTCCGCCAACGAAGTGATCGCCCAACTCGTGGCGCATCGCCGGGCGTTCAAAGCATTCCTTGCATCCCGCGTCGGCAACGAAGCCGATGCCGAGGATTTGCTGCAGAATGGCCTGGTGAAGGCGTTGAGCCGTGCGGACGAAATAAAAGACGGCGAGAAAGCGGTGGCGTGGTTCTATCAACTTTTGCGCAACGCGATCATCGATCACGTGCGCAGCCGCCACGCTGCCGCCACACGCGACGACCGTTGGGCGGCGGAGACGGCCATCTTGGCCGACGACGTCGAGGTCGACCGCCAGATTTGCGCCTGCGTCGAACGGCTGTTGCCGGCACTCAAGCCGATTCACGCCGACCTCATTCGTCGCGTGGAACTGCAAGGAGAGTCGGTGGCTCAGGCCGCAGGCGCTCTCGGGATGACGCCGAACAACGCGAGCGTCACGTTGCATCGCGCCCGGGAAGAGTTGCGCAGAAAATTCGTGCGTTTCTGTGGCGACTGCCGGTGCCTGAATGTTTGCGACTGCGCCTGA